A window from Chrysemys picta bellii isolate R12L10 chromosome 2, ASM1138683v2, whole genome shotgun sequence encodes these proteins:
- the GCM2 gene encoding chorion-specific transcription factor GCMb — MVNMSKGPLEDSDCVCSYGMKLTWDINDPKLPQEPKHFDGFQEWPDGYVRFIYSVEEKNAQRHLSGWAMRNTNNHNCQILKKSCLGVVVCARNCTLPDGTRLQLRPAICDKARQKQQKKVCPNCNSALEIIPCRGHSGYPVTNFWRLDGKAIFFQAKGVHDHPRPESKSETEARRSAIKKQVSSSHLSQKKKLIDSETKRYHDSSGHFNNIHHLSCMEGPEKFSIITDTSFPIPAQPYPAFQNTDPYKAPYDSASFQGDTASPFQKCPNPRIFLPRPGGYEFEVPSYINSSSYPTFYKDFANTPVDTDPLNLTGLQYNGNSLNAHDKNFDSGHHGLKQILGKTGYGDRSDYGQIQANANPPYYSGEYPCRYGSNPSPAATALQTVITTTTKVSYQAYKPSVVKYSDNMCEVKNPQNCTHTAENISGTVYPGIKIQEDCGVVKPALLYQHDPVPTKSEQVETVDTYQYGPNPGNSCSEHGQSFRFESGEY; from the exons ATGGTGAACATGTCCAAGGGCCCCCTGGAAGACTCGGACTGCGTGTGCTCCTACGGGATGAAGCTAACCTGGGATATCAATGACCCCAAACTGCCTCAG GAGCCCAAGCACTTTGATGGCTTCCAGGAGTGGCCAGATGGCTATGTGCGATTTATCTACTCTGTCGAGGAAAAGAATGCACAGCGGCATCTCAGCGGCTGGGCCATGCGCAACACCAATAACCACAACTGCCAGATCCTCAAGAAGTCCTGCCTTGGAGTGGTGGTTTGTGCCAGGAACTGCACGCTGCCGGATGGTACCAGGCTGCAGCTCCGACCTGCTATCTGTGACAAGGCCCGCCAGAAGCAACAAA AGAAAGTCTGTCCAAACTGTAACTCAGCGCTAGAGATAATTCCTTGCCGGGGACACAGTGGCTACCCAGTCACTAACTTTTGGAGGCTTGATGGCAAGGCAATATTTTTCCAG GCCAAAGGAGTCCATGACCACCCTAGACCAGAGAGTAAATCGGAGACAGAGGCAAGAAGAAGTGCCATTAAGAAACAAGTGTCCTCTTCTCACCTTTCCCAGAAAAAGAAGCTTATAGACTCGGAG ACAAAAAGGTATCATGATAGCAGTGGTCATTTCAACAATATTCATCATTTGTCATGCATGGAAGGCCCAGAAAAATTCAGTATCATTACAGACACCAGCTTCCCAATTCCAGCTCAGCCTTACCCTGCATTTCAAAATACAGACCCTTACAAAGCTCCTTATGACTCAGCCAGCTTCCAAGGGGACACGGCATCACCATTCCAAAAGTGTCCTAACCCAAGAATCTTTCTACCTAGGCCGGGGGGCTATGAATTTGAAGTTCCTAGTTATATAAATTCTAGCTCATATCCAACATTTTACAAAGATTTTGCAAATACCCCAGTGGATACAGACCCCCTTAATTTGACTGGACTTCAGTATAATGGTAATTCATTGAATGCCCATGATAAAAACTTTGATAGTGGACATCATGGGCTGAAACAAATTTTGGGGAAAACTGGTTACGGAGATAGGAGTGATTATGGACAGATTCAAGCAAATGCTAATCCCCCTTACTACAGTGGGGAGTATCCTTGCAGGTATGGTAGCAATCCCTCTCCAGCTGCTACAGCTTTACAAACTGTTATCACTACAACTACTAAAGTATCCTACCAGGCCTACAAGCCCTCTGTGGTGAAGTACAGCGACAACATGTGTGAGGTAAAAAATCCTCAGAACTGTACCCATACAGCAGAAAACATCTCAGGAACTGTTTATCCAGGGATAAAGATTCAAGAAGACTGTGGTGTGGTCAAACCAGCTTTGCTTTACCAGCACGATCCAGTTCCCACAAAGTCAGAACAAGTGGAGACTGTGGATACATATCAGTATGGGCCAAACCCAGGAAACAGCTGCTCTGAGCATGGACAATCATTCAGATTTGAGAGTGGTGAATACTAA